Proteins from one Caulobacter sp. 73W genomic window:
- a CDS encoding SDR family NAD(P)-dependent oxidoreductase, producing the protein MTGAGRGIGRAIALGLASHGANVAVHGREAADGQGTVAEIHDMRGKAKAFGADLADASGPRQLADEVVAEFGQVDILVLNASVEIRQDWLSASAPDIDLQLAVDFRSSLLLCQVLAPQMADRRWGRIIMLGSIQQTRPNPDLLVYGAAKAAQAHMAANLARHLGRQGVTVNNLSPGAIATDRNAVALSDPTYRLKVELQIPAGRLGRPEDCVGACVLLASDAGAYINGADLAVDGGWGA; encoded by the coding sequence GTGACGGGCGCTGGCCGAGGTATTGGGCGCGCTATCGCGCTTGGACTGGCGAGTCACGGAGCGAACGTCGCTGTGCACGGCCGAGAGGCGGCTGATGGTCAAGGCACGGTCGCCGAGATCCACGACATGCGCGGCAAGGCCAAGGCGTTTGGCGCCGATCTGGCCGATGCGAGCGGCCCGCGCCAGCTCGCCGACGAAGTGGTCGCCGAGTTTGGCCAGGTGGATATCCTGGTGCTCAACGCCTCCGTGGAGATCCGCCAGGACTGGCTGTCGGCCTCGGCCCCGGACATCGACCTTCAGCTGGCGGTGGATTTTCGCTCCAGCCTGCTGCTGTGCCAGGTGCTTGCGCCCCAGATGGCTGATCGCCGTTGGGGCCGGATCATCATGCTCGGGTCGATCCAGCAGACGCGGCCCAATCCCGACCTGCTGGTCTACGGGGCGGCCAAGGCTGCTCAGGCGCACATGGCGGCCAATCTGGCCAGGCACCTGGGACGCCAGGGCGTCACCGTCAACAACCTGTCGCCAGGCGCCATCGCCACCGATCGTAACGCTGTGGCGCTCTCGGATCCGACCTACCGGCTGAAGGTGGAGTTGCAGATCCCTGCTGGGCGCTTAGGCCGACCCGAAGACTGCGTCGGAGCGTGCGTGCTGCTCGCCTCTGACGCCGGAGCCTACATCAACGGCGCAGACCTGGCCGTGGACGGCGGGTGGGGAGCCTAG
- a CDS encoding DUF6772 family protein: MSRLDTDPHHRAAQLADPRISRFDPLPRIITLDDFDRGACGWSQLVGNYEGDLDTMLPGYQQLTNPMLSTLSHWDGGSHGGLDGSYALKIATRPKRDAAAVAIKRLTFRKAGPVRLEFYMTFKPEASELALSDRDFKAFGFLFDLQSGDGAPSPERVMPHLRYLNATNDGLAQKWQFKPGSPTIHDIGASDETVSHFHLADEGWVDLPDGAQRLCYNEIPTKVNWTYVALDFDLASMSATGFQCNDRLFDLSTFAPIRMPAMKNLWCMLNIAFFVETAADKRAFGYVDSVCLSGDF, from the coding sequence TTGTCCCGCCTCGACACCGATCCGCACCATCGTGCGGCCCAGCTCGCTGACCCGCGCATCAGCCGTTTTGACCCGCTGCCGCGCATCATCACCTTGGACGACTTTGACCGGGGCGCCTGCGGCTGGTCGCAGCTGGTGGGCAACTATGAGGGCGACCTCGACACCATGCTGCCGGGATACCAGCAGCTCACCAACCCGATGCTGTCGACGCTTTCGCACTGGGACGGCGGATCACATGGCGGCCTGGACGGCAGCTACGCTCTTAAGATCGCCACCCGTCCCAAACGCGACGCCGCCGCCGTCGCCATCAAGCGCCTGACGTTCCGCAAGGCGGGACCCGTGCGGCTGGAGTTTTACATGACCTTCAAGCCGGAGGCCTCGGAGCTGGCGCTTTCGGATCGGGACTTCAAGGCATTCGGCTTCCTGTTCGACCTGCAAAGCGGCGACGGCGCTCCATCGCCTGAGCGGGTCATGCCTCACCTTCGCTACCTCAACGCCACGAACGACGGCCTGGCGCAGAAGTGGCAGTTCAAGCCAGGCAGCCCGACGATCCACGACATCGGCGCCAGCGATGAGACCGTCAGCCATTTTCACTTGGCCGACGAGGGCTGGGTGGATCTTCCCGATGGCGCACAGCGGCTCTGCTACAACGAGATTCCAACCAAGGTGAACTGGACCTATGTGGCGCTGGATTTCGACCTGGCGTCCATGAGCGCCACCGGCTTCCAGTGTAACGATCGCCTGTTCGATCTGTCGACCTTCGCGCCGATCCGCATGCCGGCCATGAAGAACCTGTGGTGCATGCTCAACATCGCTTTCTTTGTCGAGACGGCCGCCGACAAGCGCGCTTTCGGCTACGTGGACAGCGTCTGCCTGTCGGGGGACTTCTGA
- a CDS encoding SMP-30/gluconolactonase/LRE family protein, with the protein MTAAAMEPIVLAEGLRFPEGPVFDASGALWCVELQGGALARIAAPGDVRRFEVGGAPNGLAAGADGSLWICDAMLGAVRRLEPKAGRLETVIDALDGAPLDKPNDLAFHPSGGLVFSCPGDLRTEPTGYVVFTGEDGRSKRLADGLYFPNGVAFNAAGDLIVAETRRQRLWRGGFDPAGAWIDPQVLCQTSGPIGPDGLAVARDGRLFVAVYGASHVAVFAPDGEALAPLPIPGANPSNCAFDPHGRWGLVVTETEHGRLLAYPHAGPGLPLALGPDHFGDRQ; encoded by the coding sequence ATGACCGCCGCGGCGATGGAGCCGATTGTCCTCGCCGAAGGACTGCGCTTCCCCGAAGGTCCGGTCTTCGACGCATCCGGCGCGCTTTGGTGCGTGGAGCTGCAGGGCGGGGCGCTGGCGCGCATCGCGGCGCCCGGCGACGTGCGGCGGTTCGAAGTCGGCGGCGCCCCCAACGGCCTGGCCGCGGGCGCGGACGGAAGCCTATGGATCTGCGACGCGATGCTCGGCGCCGTGCGACGCCTGGAGCCCAAAGCCGGCCGGTTGGAAACCGTGATCGACGCCCTGGATGGCGCGCCGCTCGACAAGCCCAATGACCTGGCCTTCCATCCGTCAGGGGGACTGGTGTTCAGCTGCCCCGGAGACTTGCGGACTGAGCCGACAGGCTATGTGGTCTTCACCGGCGAGGACGGCAGGTCAAAACGCCTGGCCGACGGCCTCTACTTTCCCAACGGCGTCGCCTTCAACGCCGCAGGCGATCTGATCGTCGCCGAGACCCGCAGGCAGCGCCTGTGGCGCGGAGGGTTCGACCCCGCCGGAGCCTGGATAGATCCGCAGGTGCTGTGCCAGACCAGCGGACCGATCGGTCCCGACGGCCTGGCGGTCGCCCGGGACGGCCGCCTCTTCGTCGCCGTCTATGGCGCATCGCATGTGGCCGTGTTCGCACCAGACGGAGAGGCGCTGGCGCCTCTGCCGATTCCGGGCGCCAATCCCAGCAACTGCGCCTTTGACCCGCACGGGCGCTGGGGACTGGTCGTCACTGAAACCGAGCACGGCCGGCTGCTCGCCTATCCGCACGCCGGGCCGGGCCTGCCCCTGGCCCTCGGACCGGACCATTTCGGAGATCGTCAATGA
- a CDS encoding MFS transporter → MTAAARPVSTWARWEIVALLWFAYFLNQADRQIFGVTLPLIRAEFGLSDQQMGLVATTFTIVFGLLVPFAGLAGDRFNRRSIVVLSLLVFSIGTLLTGFAPGFLFLLLFRGVATGAGEALYAPAANALIADNHDETRSRALSIHQTANYTGVVLGSLFAGWVADHHGWRAAFAVFGAAGIAWALVILWRARSAPPPPRSEIASPARLGESVRYLLSSPSLIGQTLGFSGLVFVLVGYLTWMPTILYERFDMPLAAAGFYAVVFHHVLGYLGLLAAGFATDRMAVGRPRLRALSMALALIACGPFIWLAAQGQTPWLVYLALAGFGLFRGVYDANLYAAIFAEVDNRLRATVTGLIVAVAYVVGATAPLLMGILKASLGPQAGLTLLAAVAAATGVAFFVLASAQGARAQLSASKV, encoded by the coding sequence ATGACCGCCGCAGCCCGCCCCGTCTCTACGTGGGCGCGATGGGAGATCGTCGCGCTCCTCTGGTTCGCCTACTTCCTGAACCAGGCCGACCGGCAGATCTTTGGGGTGACGCTGCCTCTTATCCGGGCCGAGTTCGGCTTGTCCGATCAGCAGATGGGCCTCGTCGCCACCACCTTCACCATCGTCTTTGGTCTGCTCGTCCCGTTCGCCGGACTGGCCGGAGATCGGTTCAACCGCCGCTCCATCGTCGTGCTCAGCCTGCTGGTGTTCAGCATCGGCACCTTGCTGACGGGATTTGCCCCAGGTTTCCTATTTCTGCTTCTCTTCCGAGGCGTCGCCACCGGCGCTGGCGAGGCTCTCTATGCCCCTGCGGCCAACGCCCTGATCGCAGACAACCACGACGAGACCCGGTCGCGAGCCCTGTCGATTCATCAGACGGCCAACTATACAGGCGTGGTGCTCGGCAGCCTTTTCGCCGGCTGGGTCGCCGACCACCATGGCTGGCGCGCCGCCTTCGCCGTCTTTGGCGCGGCGGGCATTGCCTGGGCCCTGGTGATCTTGTGGCGAGCACGAAGCGCGCCGCCACCCCCGCGCAGCGAGATTGCTTCCCCGGCGCGGCTTGGCGAGTCCGTCCGCTATCTGTTGTCGAGTCCAAGTCTTATCGGTCAGACCTTGGGCTTCAGCGGACTGGTCTTCGTCCTTGTCGGATACCTGACTTGGATGCCCACCATTCTCTACGAACGGTTCGACATGCCGCTGGCGGCGGCAGGCTTCTACGCCGTCGTCTTCCACCATGTTCTTGGCTATCTGGGTCTGCTCGCGGCCGGGTTTGCAACCGACCGCATGGCGGTTGGTCGACCACGGTTGCGGGCGCTGTCCATGGCGCTAGCGCTCATCGCCTGCGGCCCGTTCATCTGGCTCGCCGCCCAAGGACAGACGCCGTGGCTGGTCTATCTGGCGCTGGCGGGATTTGGGCTTTTCCGCGGGGTCTATGACGCCAACCTCTACGCGGCGATCTTCGCCGAGGTCGACAATCGCCTGCGCGCGACCGTCACGGGTCTCATCGTCGCGGTGGCCTATGTGGTGGGCGCCACTGCGCCGCTTTTGATGGGCATCCTCAAGGCTTCGCTTGGGCCGCAAGCCGGACTTACCTTGCTGGCGGCCGTGGCGGCGGCCACTGGGGTCGCTTTCTTCGTGCTGGCTTCCGCGCAGGGGGCAAGAGCGCAGCTCTCCGCGTCTAAAGTCTGA
- a CDS encoding IclR family transcriptional regulator — protein MRRLSDDANLSSVKTLLMDESKDFLRNVGGHDCLRPRKARAREERSMVVKAGEEPQSASRYSVPALEKGLEIMELLAQAPGGLNVTAIAQRLERSTGEIYRIIQYLDWRGYIERDASDLYTLSMRMFRLSHEQPPLRSLVSCAVPAMEALAQGVGQSCHLVVMDRTSVVIVAQVDSPLPIRYSVRLGAQFPIWETSSGFLLAAFLSKSGRARLFEQLAQVIDEAELAAFTAKIDAVATEGFEERQSLRIPGITNLSRPVFDHNGQIAAALTVPYLSQRSNPISVEETAAALAAAAQDISTLLGSRPTA, from the coding sequence TTGCGTCGTCTCAGCGACGATGCCAATCTCTCATCAGTAAAAACGCTTCTCATGGATGAGAGCAAGGATTTTTTGCGGAACGTCGGTGGGCATGATTGCCTCAGGCCCCGCAAAGCCAGGGCGAGAGAGGAAAGATCGATGGTGGTGAAAGCGGGCGAAGAGCCGCAGAGCGCCTCGCGCTACAGCGTCCCGGCCCTGGAGAAGGGGCTGGAGATCATGGAGCTCCTGGCCCAAGCGCCGGGCGGCCTCAATGTCACCGCCATCGCGCAGCGACTGGAGCGCTCCACCGGAGAGATCTACCGCATCATCCAATATCTGGACTGGCGCGGTTACATCGAGCGCGACGCCTCAGACCTCTACACCTTGTCCATGCGAATGTTCCGACTCTCACACGAACAGCCGCCGCTGCGCTCCCTCGTCTCGTGCGCCGTGCCGGCCATGGAGGCGCTGGCTCAAGGGGTGGGGCAAAGCTGCCATCTGGTGGTCATGGACCGCACCTCCGTGGTGATCGTCGCGCAGGTCGATTCGCCGCTGCCGATCCGCTACTCCGTCCGGCTTGGCGCTCAGTTTCCCATCTGGGAGACAAGCTCGGGCTTCCTGTTGGCCGCGTTCCTATCGAAAAGCGGACGCGCTCGGCTCTTCGAGCAGCTGGCGCAAGTGATCGATGAGGCCGAACTGGCCGCCTTCACAGCCAAGATCGATGCTGTGGCGACAGAAGGCTTCGAAGAGCGTCAGAGCCTTCGCATCCCCGGCATCACCAACCTGAGCCGGCCGGTGTTCGACCATAACGGTCAGATCGCTGCCGCCTTGACCGTCCCCTATCTGAGCCAGCGCTCCAACCCGATCAGCGTCGAGGAGACCGCCGCGGCCTTGGCCGCTGCGGCGCAGGACATCTCAACCTTGCTGGGCAGCCGGCCGACGGCCTGA